Proteins from a genomic interval of Sphingobacterium lactis:
- the rbfA gene encoding 30S ribosome-binding factor RbfA, translated as MGTESKRQQRFAGVIQQDLAEMFQREGGAWAPGAFITVTRVRVTPDLAIARVYLSFLNTKTAKADLDNIKSKSNEIRYKLGTRIKNQARIVPQLEFFLDDTNEYVEHMDKIFDEISKEPRQPE; from the coding sequence ATGGGAACAGAAAGTAAAAGACAACAGAGATTTGCTGGAGTAATTCAACAGGATTTGGCGGAGATGTTTCAACGTGAGGGTGGTGCTTGGGCTCCAGGAGCTTTTATTACAGTGACCAGGGTGCGCGTAACGCCAGATTTAGCCATTGCAAGGGTCTACCTGAGCTTCTTGAACACCAAAACCGCGAAAGCTGACTTGGATAACATCAAGAGCAAATCCAATGAAATCCGCTATAAATTAGGTACGCGTATCAAGAACCAAGCCCGCATCGTTCCACAGTTGGAATTCTTTCTGGATGACACGAACGAATACGTGGAGCATATGGACAAGATCTTTGATGAAATCAGCAAAGAACCTAGGCAGCCCGAATAG
- the aat gene encoding leucyl/phenylalanyl-tRNA--protein transferase yields the protein MIFQLDENELVFPHPSLADEDGLLAVGGDLRTERLLLAYENAIFPWYSEDTPILWYAPHDRFVLYPQRLKISKSMQQVLRSRKFRVSCDTAFDRVIQYCASVSRKDQDGTWIVDDMQQAYSKLHREGFAHSIEVWQGEELVGGLYGVQVGKVFCGESMFSLVSNASKVALIFLAQRFGLELIDCQIPSEHLERMGAETISQKEYLHILEQQENQPYAFQAAL from the coding sequence ATGATCTTTCAATTGGATGAAAACGAGTTAGTTTTCCCACACCCTTCCTTAGCCGATGAAGATGGGCTGTTGGCCGTAGGTGGCGACCTGCGGACCGAACGCCTACTGTTAGCTTATGAAAACGCTATTTTCCCCTGGTACAGCGAGGATACACCGATCCTATGGTACGCACCACACGATCGATTTGTCCTGTATCCACAGCGATTGAAGATCTCCAAGAGCATGCAACAGGTTTTGCGGTCCCGAAAATTCCGGGTAAGCTGCGATACGGCCTTTGATCGGGTCATCCAATACTGCGCTTCGGTGTCGCGTAAGGATCAGGATGGCACCTGGATCGTGGATGACATGCAGCAGGCTTACAGCAAGCTGCACCGCGAAGGGTTTGCGCACAGCATCGAGGTGTGGCAAGGCGAGGAACTCGTGGGAGGTCTCTATGGCGTTCAGGTCGGTAAGGTATTCTGTGGAGAGAGCATGTTTTCCCTCGTTTCCAATGCGTCCAAGGTCGCCTTGATTTTTCTGGCACAGCGGTTCGGTTTGGAACTTATCGATTGCCAGATCCCATCCGAGCACCTGGAGCGCATGGGCGCCGAAACAATAAGTCAAAAAGAGTACCTTCATATCCTAGAACAACAAGAAAACCAACCGTATGCATTTCAAGCCGCACTTTAA
- a CDS encoding aminotransferase class V-fold PLP-dependent enzyme has product MHFKPHFNIADDITYLNTPGNGLLPKDSLNWRQEWEQEFFDSRTDLRDKQVDFLANVKKTVASFFTSHVENTYLLPNFSFGYSTLIDLLPRDFRYVVLADEYPSLQYPIISRGLEHITVPVTVDVEEKLEAEIQRSHPDVLILSLVQYISGLKINLDFFKRIKQAYPDLVIIADGTQFLGTEPFNFQESGIDALGGSGYKWLLSGFGNGFMLLSEKLRSLLEDLLIGRPKPTVAMWQHKSVLDTFFEPGHQDNLSHGTLQKSMQWIQSIGLDTIQAHNRSVSEEAYKLFAERNLLLPIIQERSEKSFLINVQVDPACYPHIQQMGIKCFPRGTGIRIGIHVYNDIADIHRFVNILESIK; this is encoded by the coding sequence ATGCATTTCAAGCCGCACTTTAATATCGCTGACGACATTACCTACCTGAATACGCCGGGAAATGGCCTGCTGCCAAAAGATTCCCTGAACTGGCGTCAGGAGTGGGAACAGGAATTTTTCGATTCCCGAACGGACTTGCGCGACAAACAGGTGGACTTCTTGGCCAACGTAAAAAAAACGGTCGCATCCTTCTTTACTTCCCATGTGGAGAACACGTACCTCCTACCGAATTTTTCCTTCGGATACAGTACGCTGATCGACCTGTTGCCACGCGATTTCAGGTATGTCGTACTGGCAGATGAATATCCATCCCTGCAGTATCCCATCATCAGCCGGGGACTCGAGCATATCACCGTACCTGTCACTGTGGATGTGGAAGAAAAGCTGGAAGCAGAGATTCAACGCTCGCATCCGGATGTGTTGATCTTGAGCCTTGTGCAGTACATCTCCGGATTGAAGATCAACCTGGATTTCTTCAAGCGTATCAAACAAGCCTATCCGGATCTGGTGATCATAGCCGATGGCACCCAATTTTTAGGAACCGAACCTTTCAATTTCCAAGAATCGGGAATCGATGCCTTGGGTGGATCAGGATACAAATGGCTGCTTTCAGGCTTTGGAAACGGATTTATGCTATTGAGCGAAAAACTGCGTTCCCTATTGGAGGACCTGCTCATTGGCCGACCAAAACCGACGGTAGCCATGTGGCAACATAAATCTGTTCTGGATACTTTTTTCGAACCGGGGCATCAGGACAACCTCAGCCACGGAACCTTGCAGAAAAGCATGCAATGGATCCAATCCATCGGCCTGGATACGATCCAGGCCCATAACCGATCGGTTTCTGAAGAAGCCTACAAGCTATTTGCTGAACGCAACCTCTTGTTGCCCATCATTCAGGAACGCAGCGAAAAATCATTCCTCATCAACGTGCAGGTTGATCCAGCATGCTATCCGCATATCCAGCAGATGGGCATAAAGTGTTTCCCACGGGGAACCGGCATCCGCATCGGCATACATGTGTACAACGACATCGCAGACATACATCGATTTGTTAATATTTTAGAAAGCATCAAATGA
- the hemA gene encoding glutamyl-tRNA reductase, which yields MKNLKVIAFTHKHVDLKDLGNLVICNEELDNRLINLKNNLDIPEIFYIGTCNRVEFVFYGPHELSDDFVVQFLDSMNFCVPAERMQCYLGQVNRYAGVDALNHLFRTSCSMESLVVGEKEILAQVRRAYDRCKAAGFTGDFLRLMMDRLVKTAKEVYTFTNISRNPISVVSLAYRKLREVKLQDNPRILVIGSGETNQNLAKYLKKHKYSNFTIFNRTVANAQPLAAELGAQVYPLSELKNYKKGFDVMITCTGAPEAIIHEDLYESLLQGEDDKKVIVDLAIPNDIDAAVIAKHPIHYIEVSSLQQIAEKNIQERYAELENAEKIIEQNIKEFLPILKQRRVEVAMKEVPEKIKEIRSMAMTEVFANELEQLDPEAREVLNKVINYMEKKYIKVPMVMAKEILVKSTESESN from the coding sequence TTGAAGAATTTAAAAGTTATAGCGTTTACCCATAAGCACGTTGATCTAAAGGATTTGGGGAATTTGGTTATATGCAACGAAGAGTTGGATAACCGCCTGATTAACCTTAAAAACAATTTAGACATCCCGGAGATATTCTATATCGGTACGTGTAACCGTGTAGAATTTGTGTTCTATGGGCCGCATGAACTATCCGATGATTTTGTAGTCCAATTTTTGGATAGCATGAATTTCTGCGTCCCAGCAGAGCGTATGCAGTGCTATCTAGGTCAAGTGAATCGTTATGCTGGTGTCGACGCACTAAATCACCTCTTCCGCACCTCCTGTTCCATGGAGAGCTTGGTGGTTGGGGAGAAGGAAATCCTAGCGCAGGTACGTCGTGCTTACGACCGTTGCAAAGCTGCCGGATTTACGGGCGACTTTCTGCGTCTGATGATGGACCGCTTGGTAAAGACTGCCAAGGAAGTCTATACCTTCACGAACATTTCCCGCAACCCGATTTCCGTAGTTTCCCTAGCGTACCGCAAACTGCGCGAAGTGAAACTTCAGGACAACCCACGGATTTTAGTGATCGGTTCGGGAGAGACCAACCAGAACTTGGCAAAATACCTGAAGAAACATAAATACAGCAATTTCACCATCTTCAACAGAACGGTTGCCAATGCGCAACCCCTGGCTGCAGAACTGGGCGCTCAGGTATATCCTTTGAGCGAGCTGAAAAACTATAAAAAGGGGTTTGATGTCATGATCACCTGTACAGGTGCTCCTGAAGCCATCATCCACGAGGATCTTTACGAATCCCTATTGCAAGGTGAGGATGACAAGAAGGTCATCGTCGATCTTGCGATCCCGAATGATATCGATGCAGCGGTTATCGCAAAGCACCCGATCCACTACATCGAGGTGAGCAGCCTGCAGCAGATCGCCGAGAAAAACATCCAAGAACGCTACGCGGAACTGGAGAATGCCGAGAAGATCATCGAGCAGAACATCAAAGAATTCCTTCCTATTTTAAAGCAGCGCCGCGTGGAAGTTGCCATGAAAGAAGTCCCTGAGAAGATCAAGGAAATCCGTTCCATGGCCATGACCGAGGTGTTCGCAAATGAATTGGAGCAACTGGATCCCGAAGCACGTGAAGTGCTGAACAAAGTCATCAACTATATGGAAAAGAAATACATTAAAGTTCCTATGGTTATGGCCAAAGAGATCCTGGTGAAATCCACGGAATCCGAAAGCAATTAA